The genomic region GCGGTCTACGGACTCGGGCACTCCGAGGAGGTGGTCGGCCAGGCGTTGGCGGGCGTCGCCAGCCGCCCGTACGTGTTTACCAAGTGCGCCCGGGTCTGGAACGAGCAACGGCAGCTCGGCAAGAGTTTGAAGGCCGCGAGTATTCGCGCCGAATGCGAAGCCAGTCTCCGTCGATTGAAAGTCGATGTCATCGATCTCTACCAGGTGCACTGGCCGGAACCGATTGTGGATATCGACGAAGGCTGGGAGACGATGGTCAAATTGAAAACGGAAGGCAAGGTCCGCTGGATCGGCGTGTCGAACTTCAGCGCGGAGCAAATGGCGCAGGTTTCACGATTCGGACCGATCACTTCGCTGCAACCGCCGTACTCGATGATTCGGCGGGAGATCGAAGGCGGCATCTTGCCGTATTGCCTCGCCAACAACATCGGCGTCATCGCCTACTCGCCGATGGCCAGTGGACTACTGACAGGCGCCATGACCCGCGAACGCATCGCCGCCATGCCCGCCGACGATTGGCGACGGGAGAAGAACAACAACTATCAAGAACCCCTGCTGACGCGAAACCTCGAACTCGTGG from Planctomycetia bacterium harbors:
- a CDS encoding aldo/keto reductase gives rise to the protein MQTRQLGNSDLQITPMGFGAWAIGGGGWDFAWGAQDDADSVATIREAIDLGINWIDTAAVYGLGHSEEVVGQALAGVASRPYVFTKCARVWNEQRQLGKSLKAASIRAECEASLRRLKVDVIDLYQVHWPEPIVDIDEGWETMVKLKTEGKVRWIGVSNFSAEQMAQVSRFGPITSLQPPYSMIRREIEGGILPYCLANNIGVIAYSPMASGLLTGAMTRERIAAMPADDWRREKNNNYQEPLLTRNLELVELLKQIGAPHERTAGEVAIAWVLRHPAVTGAIVGARRPGQLKELVGAADWRLTPDAVATIDTFLMAKPG